The Streptomyces uncialis genomic interval GAGCTCCGGGTCCGGGTCCAGGTCGGGGTTCGGATCGGGGTCCAGGTCGGGGCCTGCGTCCGAACCCCGCCCGGAGAACCCGTCGAGGGCGCCGGGTCCGATGATCCCGCCGGGTCCGCCGAGTGCGCCGGGCCCTTCGAACCCGGCGAATCCGCCGCGCGCACCGAGCGGGTCCCGGGCGCCGCGTCCCCCGCTGCCGCCGTCCCGACCGTGGATACCGCGTCCGCCCTGGGTACCGCGTCCACCACGAGCGCCACGCCGATCCCGCGTGCCGTGGGTGCCGTGGGTGCCGAACCCGCCCAGCGCGTCCCGGTCACCGACCCCGTCCCCCTCACCGGACCCGTCCCGGTCGCCGGACGTTCCCGGGGCCCCGCTCGGCCGCGGCGTTCCGTGCGGCACGGCACCGCCGCCCGTCCCGGCGGCGCGGAACCGGTCCGCGCCGGGGAGTCCCAGCCCGGTCCAGGAGTCGACGCGGGCCCCCGCGATCCCGGGCCGGCCGCCGTACCGGAAGGCGCGGGCCGCGCGGAACGCCGCCACCGCCGCCTCCTCGCCGGGCAGTTCACCGCCGGACGCCGAAGGGCCGGAGGGACGGGAGGAACCAGAGGGGCCGACGGAACCGGAGGAACCCGAGGAACCAGGAGAACCAGGAGAACCAGGAGAACCGAAGAGACCGGAAGGCGTGGAGGGGCTGGAAGGACTGGAGGGGCCGGAGTTGCGGGAGTGGCCGGACCGGAGTGGGGCGTTCGGGCCGGGGGGCCGGGCCGCCTCCGCCGCCAACGCGTCGAGAAGGCGGGCGAGCCGGTCGGCACGCTCTCGTGAGTGATCGCCGACGGCCTTCGGGGGCTCCCCGCGCAGCAGGCGTTCCGCCGCCTCCCGGTCCAGCCACCGGTCCTGCTCGTCGGGCATCACATGTCCTTCAGCGTCCGCGTTCGCGAATGCGTCACACCGGCGGGCGTGCCCGCGCGGGCCGGTGGGCGGCGGGGTGGGGGCACCGCGTCAAGGCGCCCCCCGAGGCGTCCGGTCGGCGCCGGATCATCCTCTTCGGGCTCGTCGCCGAGCAGTTCGGCGAGACGTTTCAGCCCGCGATGGGCGGCCGTGCGGACGGCGCCGGGACGTTTGCCGAGGGTCTGCGCGGCGGTCTTCGCGTCGAGCCCCACGACGACCCGCAGCACGACCGCCTCGGCCTGGTCCTGCGGAAGGCGCGCTATCAACGACAGGGTGCGGCTGGTGGCCAGTGCCTCCATCGCCTCACCGGCGGTGTCCGACTCCGCGGGCTTACCGGTCAGCTCCGTCTCGTCGGCACCTATCGCGGGTCTGCGTCCGCGCATGCGTATGTGGTCCAGGGCGCGGTTGCGCGCTATCCGCGCCGCCCAGCCCCGGAAGCGGTCCGCGTCGCCGCTGAACCGGTCGAGGTCGCGGGCGATCTGGAGCCACGCCTCGGAGGTCACGTCCTCCGCGTCCGGGTCACCGACCAGCGTGCGGACATAGCCCAGCAGCCGTGGGTGCACCGAGCGGTACACAGTACGGAACGCCCCGTCATCCCCCTGCTGAGCCGCCAGCACCGCGGCGGTCAACTCCGCGTCGTCCCCCAGCACTCAACGCACTCCCTCGTTGCGCCCGAACCGGCGCCGCTTCCGCGGAACCGGCTGTTCACCGTCGTGGTACTCCCCTCAATGGTCGCGGTCCCTGAATGACCGCGGCCCTTGATGGCCCGCACTCGGCGCGAAACGCACGCTACGGCCTGAAATGGGTTCGCGTCCATGTTTGTACAAGACGCAACTACCCCTCGGACGAGTGGGGTGTGACACAAATCGAGCCGTTGGCGCAGTACTAGATACGGGCCGCCGCGCGGCCCGTGCCGTGCGGCGACCGGGGCCTCTCCTGTGGGGGGTGGCGGCCCCGGTCGTCGTTACTAATTCTGCGGCCCTGACCTGCGGCTTTACTGGTCCCACGGGGGTGGCATGACCAGCAGCGTGACCAGCGCGTCAGGCGACTCACGTGACCTCCCCCAGGCCGATGCGCCGGGCCGTTCCTGACGCCAGTTTTCGGGCACCTGCGACGCGGGGCTTGCCATACTGGGCCATCGTGTATCCGGGTGAGTGGTGCCTCACATTTGCCGATACTTCCACCGGGTTCTCCCCGGCGTCCAGGTCGTTGGTCACCTTGCTGTGTCTCCAGTCGTGAACACGGAACCGCTCCGGCAGGCCCAGCCTCTTCCGAACCGTCCGCCACCGGGCGCTCACCTGGCCGGCGTCCTGCGGATCGCCGGGTCTCAGGCCGCCCTTGCGGGGCATGTACCCGTCGCGGGCGAAGACAAGGCCGTGGTCGGTCCAGAGCGGGCCAACCTTCTCCTTCCACATCTCCTGACGCTCGCGCTGAACCTTCAGCACACTCATCAGGGCTTGATCAACGTAGATGATCGCGTTGTCGTCGCCATCCTTGGTCAGGCGGCGCAAGACGCTCTGGTTGCCGACTTCGACGACGACCCACTCCAGCTCTATCGCGCACTCGTCCCAATGGACGAGGTCCCACATCATCCCCAGAGCCTCGCTACGCCGGACGCCGGTCGCGGTGTAGACGGTCCACAGCGGCGCGTCGCGCGTGCAGCCGTGCAGGGGGCCGCACCCCCGCCTTCCGCAGGGTGCCCAGATGTCGGTGAGGAAGCGGGAGGTGTCCGCATCGTCGAGCGTCTGGAATTTGCGTCCCTGCGACTTGATCTGCCGAAGCGTGGGCGGGTTGGCCGTGGCCGCCGGGTTCGCCGGGATCAACTTCTTTTGGACTGCGGCGTCGAAGGCACCCGAAAGGATGTTGTGAATGTGGCGAACCGACTTTGCCCCCAGGGGCTTTCCCCCGTTCGACGAGCAGGGCGCAGTTTCGAGCATTCGATAAAGGGCATCCAGATCGTCATCGGTAATGTCCCTGAGCTTCTTGGACCCGATGTGCGGCTTGATGTGGAGCCTGATCTTCGGCTCGTAACCGGAGCGAGTGGTGTCCTCAACTCGATGTCCGGCGAACCACTTGTCCAGCCAGTCGCCCAACTTCATGTCGGAGCGAGGTACGACAGCTCCGCTGTCGTGTTCTGCCATCCACTTGTTGAGGGCTCGGCTCGCCTCGGTCTTCGTCGAGTAGTCGCGGCCGATCCAGAAACGAATCTTCTTCCCCTGCACCGGATCGTAGTGGAGGGGCGTCCTCACCCCCCAGGTGTTCGGCCGGCCGCTCCTTATGATCTCGACCGGGGAGCCTCCCAGGCCGTTACCCTTTCTCGCCACCCATGGGCCTCCTTACTCTCGCGCCCGATTGCCTCGGACTGATTTACGCTCGACCGCTGCCTCTCTCTAGGGGCTTTGGCGGTCGAGCCACTCATCCAGGTCTGAAGGTCGGCAGCGAAGGGCATTCCCGACCTTCTTGAACGGGATTCCCCGCCCCTTCCAGTTGCCGTAGACCCAGCTCTTCGGTACTGCCAGGTACCTGGCAACCTCATCGAGCGACATAAGCCCGGAAGGTTCGGCAGTGCTCACGCGGTCTCCCCCCTTCCCTCCTGGAGGAGATGGTGTACGGCTGACCAAGCTTTCGCCGCTGATTCGAGAGCCCGCTTCCGATCCTGCTGAAGCTGACGGACGACGGCCGGAACTCGCGCCGGGTCGTCGACGCCGAGGAGTTCCGCGACCTGGGCAAGGGTCTGCACGGGGCTGGGGTCGGGGTGCCGCCGCACGCGACACTCCTCGCCCGACAAGCCGAGAACCCAGCTCCATCCGTTGTTGATGGCCTGGGGGGTGGGCTTCATGCGACTACTCCTCGGTGACGCCGGTTCTGCTTGGTGAGGTGGAAAAGGCCGTGTTCGCATCCGTAGATGCGGTGTTCGCGGGCGAGTCCTCGGCGGACGCCCAGGCGCTCGGCGTGCCGATCGCGCTTCGCCTGCGCTCTGCCAAGGGCCTTCTCGGCGGCGAAGAGGTCGGCAAAGCCGCGCTTCGGGCTGCACCCGCACGACCGCCACTCGACGGGCTTCATCAGGGGGCTCTCTGTTCTACGCGGGCTGGTACTTGTTACAGGGGCAGGTGGGGATCTGACAGGCGCCCCGGGCCGCCGTGGCGGCGGAGTGAGTGAACGGGGCGTGAGTGCACTGCTCGTTCTGGCAGTAGCCCTTCCACTTCTTGCCCTTGCCGTCGTGGTTGGCGAGCATCACCCCTGGGGAGTGGAGCGGCACCAGGCGGCCCGTGCCGCCGAACGCCATCTTGGAGGCGAAGGAGCGAGCCTCGGCCTCGGAGGCGAAGGGAGCGAAGTTCAGTCCGCGGTGGCCGCTTTCCCAGGTGTGGACCAGGGCGACCCAGTCCCTCATCTGGAGGATCTCGCCGACTTCCTTGATTACAGCCTTCGCCAGGTGGCCGGCGCTCTCGAAGGAGTCGTCCTCCAAGAGCGCCACCACGGCGGCCACCTCCTCCTTGCGGGGGGTGATTCTCACGCAGCCGCCAACGGATCGTCCGACTCCGGCTGCCAACGGGCATCTACGTCAGGTGACAGGTACACGGGTCTTCCTTCTTCAGCCGTCTCTGCTGGGGGTCGCTTTCACGACCCCTTCCTTCTTGTCACAGGTTAACACATCAGTCACAGGTTGACATGCTGGTGAGACTGATCACGGATCGACGGAGGCTTCCGATGTCGCCGCCGTTGATCACAGTGGCGTCGAAGGCCCAGCCCCCGAGTGCGTTCTCGCTGACATGGTCCGACCCGTCGATGAGCAACTGTCCCGGGCGGTGAAGGAGGACAACGAGCCCTCCCCTGCTCTTGATCGCCTCCGCCTCGTTGGGAAACCGCACGTCGGTGACCACAGTCGGCCGGCCCCGCCATGTGTCGAGGTCGCGGAAGAGCGCATCGACCCATACGTCCTGGCCGAGGACTTCCCGCCCTCCCTCGGTGCCGAGGCGCTGGTGGTAGCCGCGCACCTCCGGGTGGACCTGCTTGACCTTCTCCCAGCCGTACGCGTCCACCAGCTCACGCAGGCCGCGTCCGCCGAAGGCGTCATGCCGGTCAATAAGGACCGGGTCGAGGGCGTACAGCATGTCCCGCACTTTGTCCGCGAAGGCTCTCCGTTGCCAGCCGCGCTCGACGAGAACGGAGGCGGCGGTGTCCTTCCCTGAGCGGGCGGCGCCCGCGAAGCCGATGAGAGTGGGGGTGCCTGTGATCACGTTCATGTTCCCTACTTCTGCGTCCTTGCCTGCCGCGGCCGGGGATGGTTGCGGACGGCGAGCTGAGGGGCTCGATCCCCGCGCCGACCGATGATGAGGTCCCGGGAGGTGTATCCGTGCCGTGCCTTGTCTAGCGAGTCCGGCTCGAACAGCTCGGCCGCCTCCGGGAACGCGCCGCTGCGGCGGAGGCCGTCGAACCATTCGAGCGCTTCTTCGGGGCTGCTGAACGGCGGGAGGTGGAGGCGGTACTTCGGGGTGGGCATGGTGGTCCCTTTCGGTGTCAGACTTCGCGGCTGTCGATGAGCCGGTACAGGCCGGGGGCGGTGGCGCGGCCCTCGCACACGTCGCAGTCGCAGTCGTGCAGGCAGGTGCCGCAGGCGGTCTCGTCGCAGAACGGGTCGGGCCCGTGGAAGTCGTGGGCGGGGTCGGGGTCGGGGCAGCCCCAGGTTGAGCAGGAGCGGTCCTTCGACCAGGTCGGGTACACAACGTGCTCGCGCTGGCCAAGGAGTCCGTGCGCCAGCGCCTCATCGGGGCAGTCGAAGCGAGCCCGGCCGGCGCTCTCGCGGGTGACGAAAGCCGCCCGGCATCGGGTGCACTGAAGGCGGCCTTCGGGGCGCTTCCGCAGGTGATGACTCACTTGGCCTTCATTGCGCGGATGATCGAAGCGAAGTCATCAGCGTGCAGGCCGCAGCAGTCAGCCAGCCCGCACCTGCCGTCGTCGGTGTAGTCGAGGACACTCGCGGCCTTCTCAAGAATCGCGTTGCGAAAGTCCTTCATCAGCGTCTGGCGCTCGTCTTCGCTCAGGTGGTCCAGCGCCGCCGCGAGCTTCTCGTGCACGTTCACGATCTCTCTCTTCAGGGTGTAGGGGGTGCGGGGGGTGTCAGGCGGGAGCTGACTAGGAGGCTGCGTCACCGGGAGGGGACGCCTTGCCCGCTGACGGCTCGCGGGGCACCCTCTTCTGCACGGTGACGAGGTCGCACCAGAGGAAGGCGACGATCTCCCTCTCAGGTTCGTCGGTCGCGCTGGGACTGTCGTCAAT includes:
- a CDS encoding RNA polymerase sigma factor, whose amino-acid sequence is MLGDDAELTAAVLAAQQGDDGAFRTVYRSVHPRLLGYVRTLVGDPDAEDVTSEAWLQIARDLDRFSGDADRFRGWAARIARNRALDHIRMRGRRPAIGADETELTGKPAESDTAGEAMEALATSRTLSLIARLPQDQAEAVVLRVVVGLDAKTAAQTLGKRPGAVRTAAHRGLKRLAELLGDEPEEDDPAPTGRLGGRLDAVPPPRRPPARAGTPAGVTHSRTRTLKDM
- a CDS encoding deoxynucleotide monophosphate kinase family protein translates to MNVITGTPTLIGFAGAARSGKDTAASVLVERGWQRRAFADKVRDMLYALDPVLIDRHDAFGGRGLRELVDAYGWEKVKQVHPEVRGYHQRLGTEGGREVLGQDVWVDALFRDLDTWRGRPTVVTDVRFPNEAEAIKSRGGLVVLLHRPGQLLIDGSDHVSENALGGWAFDATVINGGDIGSLRRSVISLTSMSTCD
- a CDS encoding tyrosine-type recombinase/integrase, whose product is MARKGNGLGGSPVEIIRSGRPNTWGVRTPLHYDPVQGKKIRFWIGRDYSTKTEASRALNKWMAEHDSGAVVPRSDMKLGDWLDKWFAGHRVEDTTRSGYEPKIRLHIKPHIGSKKLRDITDDDLDALYRMLETAPCSSNGGKPLGAKSVRHIHNILSGAFDAAVQKKLIPANPAATANPPTLRQIKSQGRKFQTLDDADTSRFLTDIWAPCGRRGCGPLHGCTRDAPLWTVYTATGVRRSEALGMMWDLVHWDECAIELEWVVVEVGNQSVLRRLTKDGDDNAIIYVDQALMSVLKVQRERQEMWKEKVGPLWTDHGLVFARDGYMPRKGGLRPGDPQDAGQVSARWRTVRKRLGLPERFRVHDWRHSKVTNDLDAGENPVEVSANVRHHSPGYTMAQYGKPRVAGARKLASGTARRIGLGEVT
- a CDS encoding helix-turn-helix domain-containing protein; the encoded protein is MSLDEVARYLAVPKSWVYGNWKGRGIPFKKVGNALRCRPSDLDEWLDRQSP